In Daucus carota subsp. sativus chromosome 4, DH1 v3.0, whole genome shotgun sequence, one DNA window encodes the following:
- the LOC108216867 gene encoding uncharacterized protein LOC108216867 isoform X1, whose translation MMERNSEGEKENHNEVEKIQLIDFSSEDDILVDYPFRDSLEDLRLSVTFKDLSEHNISESLKMANQREVENAGNSLHQREEMLSTPEFLEPRRPSYLRKSIAWDNAFFSSDGVLDPEELSAMNNGFKGLETSFFPGIPEDLKMRRSVDSDLTFESLESDAFSLESDAFSLESFDGNLFEDVRASIHRSCGPLKLTSASCDSIIGKAASSDVPDSKKFHVSTQNKGRLSATLGKQTTKFQKSKRMTEFSLPSPNLQTLKHKGEYNLTPKISGAQTTITRQPKRVSLGYGCTGNKRTGNGQGLMVHKKSGSLDSPNSINFSTPLTKSSSTVSLSTTKSSSVAGSSCNELSSATSSKSILSSGTRNIGSSSSKIGSSGSISKPPLRYSGRSRSRLSKETSSIHLLSVSHNSNKSPASSIDGWSSESSSSTCSGTAKRRSSMLEDKLRRDTDQASALNQLTRRRMSADQHMKGALKETASVPIEPPNSLKSSGLRMPSPRIGFFDVDKSGTIETMHFRFRSENTSSDLNVDAVKKRPSKFQPVRCVPGRENNISTLAPGRTMHSKHPDNALSKSTIMKNSLGLALKLRAVTTFEVGNAYCSKTRKVGKGEDERQKIMLTSSLKTEEKRNKGILKNKMGKERKDQKARNSILPEPREPVKKDHDAAPARKLDSPCESKENFEEQVNGLSRCLEAIDLGGNAVKLERIESADGQRFPGGQQQESPGVARIPLADKIIASHRPSPLQISEESN comes from the exons ATGATGGAGAGAAACAGTGAAGGGGAAAAGGAGAATCACAATGAAGTGGAGAAAATTCAGTTGATTGATTTCTCATCAGAGGATGATATTCTGGTGGATTATCCTTTTCGTGATTCTCTCGAGGACCTTCGGCTCTCAG TTACATTCAAAGATTTAAGTGAGCACAACATTTCAGAGTCGTTAAAGATGGCCAACCAAAGGGAGGTTGAAAATGCAGGAAATAGTTTACATCAGAGGGAAGAGATGCTATCAACACCAGAATTCCTTGAACCAAGAAGACCAAGTTATTTGCGGAAAAGTATTGCCTGGGATAATGCTTTTTTCTCTAGTGATG GAGTTTTGGATCCTGAGGAATTGTCTGCTATGAATAATGGTTTTAAGGGGTTGGAAACCTCTTTTTTTCCCGGCATACCAGAGGATCTGAAAATGCGTAGGTCTGTTGACTCAGATTTAACATTTGAGTCACTTGAAAGTGATGCTTTCTCTCTGGAAAGTGATGCGTTCTCTCTGGAAAGCTTTGACGGTAATTTATTTGAAGATGTAAGAGCGTCAATTCACAGATCATGTGGCCCGCTGAAGCTCACAAGTGCTAGTTGTGACTCAATTATTGGGAAAGCAGCATCATCAGATGTCCCTG ACTCCAAGAAGTTTCATGTCTCCACTCAGAACAAG GGAAGATTAAGTGCAACTTTAGGAAAGCAAACcaccaaatttcaaaaatcaaagaGGATGACAGAGTTTTCTCTCCCTTCACCAAATTTGCAG ACATTAAAGCACAAAGGAGAGTATAACTTAACGCCAAAGATATCAGGGGCACAGACCACAATAACAAGACAACCCAAAAGGGTTTCACTGGGCTATGGATGTACGGGGAACAAGAGAACTGGTAACG GACAAGGTTTGATGGTGCACAAAAAATCCGGTTCACTGGACTCACCTAATTCAATCAATTTCTCAACGCCGCTCACCAAGTCATCTTCCACAGTTTCTCTCAGTACAACAAAAAGCTCATCAGTTGCTGGTTCTTCATGTAATGAATTATCAAGTGCTACATCTTCTAAATCTATTCTAAGCTCTGGAACAAGAAATATAGGCTCCAGCAGCAGTAAGATAGGGTCATCTGGTTCAATCTCTAAGCCTCCTCTAAGATATTCAGGCAGAAGCAGAAGTAGATTAAGCAAAGAAACATCCTCAATCCATTTATTGTCTGTGTCTCACAATTCTAATAAATCGCCTGCCAGTTCCATTGATGGATGGTCCTCGGAGTCATCTTCATCAACTTGTAGCGGTACTGCAAAGCGAAGATCCAGTATGTTAGAGGACAAGTTAAGAAGAGATACCGATCAGGCATCAGCATTGAATCAATTAACTCGTAGAAGAATGTCTGCAGATCAACATATGAAAGGAGCACTAAAAGAAACTGCCTCAGTTCCGATAGAACCACCAAACAGTTTAAAGTCGTCTGGCCTCCGTATGCCATCACCCAGAATTGGGTTTTTCGATGTG GATAAGTCTGGGACGATAGAAACTATGCATTTCCGATTCAGATCAGAGAATACTTCGTCTGATCTCAATGTTGATGCTGTCAAAAAGAGACCTAGTAAATTTCAGCCAGTAAGATGTGTACCTGGGCGGGAAAATAATATCAGCACTCTCGCTCCAGGTCGTACCATGCATTCTAAACATCCAGATAATGCTTTGTCAAAATCCACCATCATGAAAAACAGCTTGGGACTAGCTTTGAAACTTCGGGCTGTTACAACCTTTGAAGTTGGTAATGCATATTGCTCGAAAACTAGGAAGGTTGGTAAAGGGGAAGATGAAAGGCAAAAGATCATGCTGACCTCTTCTTTAAAGacagaagaaaaaagaaacaaggGGATTCTGAAGAACAAAATGGGCAAGGAGAGGAAAGATCAAAAAGCTAGAAACAGCATTCTACCGGAACCCAGGGAGCCGGTAAAGAAAGATCACGATGCTGCCCCTGCCCGGAAACTTGATTCACCTTGTGAAAGCAAAGAAAACTTTGAAGAACAAGTTAATGGCTTAAGCAGGTGTTTAGAGGCCATTGATCTTGGAGGAAATGCAGTAAAGCTTGAAAGAATCGAATCCGCGGATGGACAACGCTTCCCCGGTGGCCAGCAGCAGGAGTCACCAGGCGTCGCCCGGATCCCGCTTGCTGATAAAATAATTGCTAGTCATCGACCTTCCCCTCTACAAATTTCCGAGGAGAGTAACTGA
- the LOC108216867 gene encoding uncharacterized protein LOC108216867 isoform X2: protein MMERNSEGEKENHNEVEKIQLIDFSSEDDILVDYPFRDSLEDLRLSVTFKDLSEHNISESLKMANQREVENAGNSLHQREEMLSTPEFLEPRRPSYLRKSIAWDNAFFSSDGVLDPEELSAMNNGFKGLETSFFPGIPEDLKMRRSVDSDLTFESLESDAFSLESDAFSLESFDGNLFEDVRASIHRSCGPLKLTSASCDSIIGKAASSDVPDSKKFHVSTQNKGRLSATLGKQTTKFQKSKRMTEFSLPSPNLQHKGEYNLTPKISGAQTTITRQPKRVSLGYGCTGNKRTGNGQGLMVHKKSGSLDSPNSINFSTPLTKSSSTVSLSTTKSSSVAGSSCNELSSATSSKSILSSGTRNIGSSSSKIGSSGSISKPPLRYSGRSRSRLSKETSSIHLLSVSHNSNKSPASSIDGWSSESSSSTCSGTAKRRSSMLEDKLRRDTDQASALNQLTRRRMSADQHMKGALKETASVPIEPPNSLKSSGLRMPSPRIGFFDVDKSGTIETMHFRFRSENTSSDLNVDAVKKRPSKFQPVRCVPGRENNISTLAPGRTMHSKHPDNALSKSTIMKNSLGLALKLRAVTTFEVGNAYCSKTRKVGKGEDERQKIMLTSSLKTEEKRNKGILKNKMGKERKDQKARNSILPEPREPVKKDHDAAPARKLDSPCESKENFEEQVNGLSRCLEAIDLGGNAVKLERIESADGQRFPGGQQQESPGVARIPLADKIIASHRPSPLQISEESN, encoded by the exons ATGATGGAGAGAAACAGTGAAGGGGAAAAGGAGAATCACAATGAAGTGGAGAAAATTCAGTTGATTGATTTCTCATCAGAGGATGATATTCTGGTGGATTATCCTTTTCGTGATTCTCTCGAGGACCTTCGGCTCTCAG TTACATTCAAAGATTTAAGTGAGCACAACATTTCAGAGTCGTTAAAGATGGCCAACCAAAGGGAGGTTGAAAATGCAGGAAATAGTTTACATCAGAGGGAAGAGATGCTATCAACACCAGAATTCCTTGAACCAAGAAGACCAAGTTATTTGCGGAAAAGTATTGCCTGGGATAATGCTTTTTTCTCTAGTGATG GAGTTTTGGATCCTGAGGAATTGTCTGCTATGAATAATGGTTTTAAGGGGTTGGAAACCTCTTTTTTTCCCGGCATACCAGAGGATCTGAAAATGCGTAGGTCTGTTGACTCAGATTTAACATTTGAGTCACTTGAAAGTGATGCTTTCTCTCTGGAAAGTGATGCGTTCTCTCTGGAAAGCTTTGACGGTAATTTATTTGAAGATGTAAGAGCGTCAATTCACAGATCATGTGGCCCGCTGAAGCTCACAAGTGCTAGTTGTGACTCAATTATTGGGAAAGCAGCATCATCAGATGTCCCTG ACTCCAAGAAGTTTCATGTCTCCACTCAGAACAAG GGAAGATTAAGTGCAACTTTAGGAAAGCAAACcaccaaatttcaaaaatcaaagaGGATGACAGAGTTTTCTCTCCCTTCACCAAATTTGCAG CACAAAGGAGAGTATAACTTAACGCCAAAGATATCAGGGGCACAGACCACAATAACAAGACAACCCAAAAGGGTTTCACTGGGCTATGGATGTACGGGGAACAAGAGAACTGGTAACG GACAAGGTTTGATGGTGCACAAAAAATCCGGTTCACTGGACTCACCTAATTCAATCAATTTCTCAACGCCGCTCACCAAGTCATCTTCCACAGTTTCTCTCAGTACAACAAAAAGCTCATCAGTTGCTGGTTCTTCATGTAATGAATTATCAAGTGCTACATCTTCTAAATCTATTCTAAGCTCTGGAACAAGAAATATAGGCTCCAGCAGCAGTAAGATAGGGTCATCTGGTTCAATCTCTAAGCCTCCTCTAAGATATTCAGGCAGAAGCAGAAGTAGATTAAGCAAAGAAACATCCTCAATCCATTTATTGTCTGTGTCTCACAATTCTAATAAATCGCCTGCCAGTTCCATTGATGGATGGTCCTCGGAGTCATCTTCATCAACTTGTAGCGGTACTGCAAAGCGAAGATCCAGTATGTTAGAGGACAAGTTAAGAAGAGATACCGATCAGGCATCAGCATTGAATCAATTAACTCGTAGAAGAATGTCTGCAGATCAACATATGAAAGGAGCACTAAAAGAAACTGCCTCAGTTCCGATAGAACCACCAAACAGTTTAAAGTCGTCTGGCCTCCGTATGCCATCACCCAGAATTGGGTTTTTCGATGTG GATAAGTCTGGGACGATAGAAACTATGCATTTCCGATTCAGATCAGAGAATACTTCGTCTGATCTCAATGTTGATGCTGTCAAAAAGAGACCTAGTAAATTTCAGCCAGTAAGATGTGTACCTGGGCGGGAAAATAATATCAGCACTCTCGCTCCAGGTCGTACCATGCATTCTAAACATCCAGATAATGCTTTGTCAAAATCCACCATCATGAAAAACAGCTTGGGACTAGCTTTGAAACTTCGGGCTGTTACAACCTTTGAAGTTGGTAATGCATATTGCTCGAAAACTAGGAAGGTTGGTAAAGGGGAAGATGAAAGGCAAAAGATCATGCTGACCTCTTCTTTAAAGacagaagaaaaaagaaacaaggGGATTCTGAAGAACAAAATGGGCAAGGAGAGGAAAGATCAAAAAGCTAGAAACAGCATTCTACCGGAACCCAGGGAGCCGGTAAAGAAAGATCACGATGCTGCCCCTGCCCGGAAACTTGATTCACCTTGTGAAAGCAAAGAAAACTTTGAAGAACAAGTTAATGGCTTAAGCAGGTGTTTAGAGGCCATTGATCTTGGAGGAAATGCAGTAAAGCTTGAAAGAATCGAATCCGCGGATGGACAACGCTTCCCCGGTGGCCAGCAGCAGGAGTCACCAGGCGTCGCCCGGATCCCGCTTGCTGATAAAATAATTGCTAGTCATCGACCTTCCCCTCTACAAATTTCCGAGGAGAGTAACTGA